The Sulfuricurvum sp. DNA window AGGCCGCTGCAGGAATGAATCTTCCCATTTTAATCAAAGGTCCGACCGGATGCGGTAAAACGCGGTTTATCGAAGCGATGGGCGAAGAGTTGGATCGCGCGGTCTATACCGTAGTGTGTCATGATGATCTCAGTGCAGCGGATTTGGTAGGGCGACATCTAATCGATGAGAATGGAACCTACTGGCAAGACGGACCGTTGACAAAGGCAGTGCGCAACGGAGGGATCTGCTATCTGGACGAGATCATAGAGGCTCGAAAAGATACGACGGTCATTCTCCATTCATTGGCGGATTACCGTCGTGTGCTGCCGATTGACCGAACGGGGGAGGTAATCGAAGCTCATCCGGATTTTATGCTCGTCGTATCCTATAACCCCGGGTATCAAAATGTGTTAAAAGGGATGAAACCCAGTACGAAACAGCGGTTTATCTCACTCAGTTTTGATTATCCGAAAGCGGAGATTGAAACAAAAGTCATTCTCCAAGAGAGCGGTATTGATCCCGAAATAGCTGAAAAACTGGTCGCCATAGCCGGTGAAATCCGTCAGCTGAGCGACAGCGACATCCAAGAAGCGGTATCGACACGATTGCTCATCTATGCCGCAAAATTGATTGCAAAAGGGTTTGACCCCTATCAAGCGTGTATCCACTCCATTGTAGAATCTCTCAGCGATGAAGAGGATGTTTTAGAAGTGCTTGAGAAACTTATTTCGCTGCATTTTAAAAAAAGTTTGCATGTCTAAAGCTCTAACCTTAAAACGTTCCTATCTGCCTGGAGATTTTGCCATTTGGATCGTTATCTATGTCGAACTGTTGACGTTTGGACTGTTCTTTGTCGGATATGCTTTTTCACGAAGGCTTAATGTTCAAATGTTTAATGATTCACAGCTATTTTTGAATAAAACAGCGGGATTTATCGATACCCTTATTTTAATCACCAGCAGTTATTTTATTGTAAAAGCGATTCAACGTATTAAAAACTCGAAAGAAAATGATATCCATATTTCCTCCGATGTCGCTTCTAAATGGCTGTTAGCCACAATGGTATTCGGGGGAATTTTTTTGATCAATAAACTCTTGGAATTTTCCGCTATATTTTCCCAAGGGTTTAGCCTGAGTACCAATACGTTTTTTATGTTTTATCTTCTTCTTACGATGTTTCATTTCATGCATGTGCTTTTGGGAACCATCATTATCTTTACGATTCGCCAAAAAGTAAAAATCTTAGGATACAGTTCGACCGATTATACGGGTATGGAAACAGGAGCCGTGTATTGGCATTTGGTTGATTTGCTATGGATTGTCCTCTTCGCCCTCATCTATATCATGCGATAAAGGTTACCTATGAAAAAGACATTTGAAGTCGTTTTGTCGGTTCTGATATTGCTGTCAATTTTTGCTTATTTAGTGGGATATCTAAAACTAGTGAGTTCATCTCTTGTGGCTGTTTTACTCGTGAGTACGTTCTTAAAAGGACAATTGGTGATTGACTATTTTATGGGGCTAAAAGAGGTTAAGTTTAAATATAGAATTATTCCTACGCTTTGGCTCAGTGTTGTATTGTCTTTGGTTGCTGTAGCTTATTATTTGCCACTTGGTAAATTATAATTTTGTCTCTTTATTGTTGATAAGAGAGGCTAGGGTAGTCGTTGTCAACATAGTTTCAATAAGCTCTTTTGGCCGTGACCACTGATCGTGTAAAGCGCAGGGATTGGACGCGTCACATTTTTCAAATCCCAAAATACAGTGCTCCGACTCAAGCGGTTCCCCGATCGCTTCGAGAATATCGCATAAACGGATGGAATCGGCGCTTTTGGCAAGAGTTAATCCCCCCTCACGGCCGCGTGAAGCGCTGACCAGTCCTTTTTTTACCAGTTCGGTCATCATCTTTGTGAGATATTTATAGGGTAGGTTAAGCTCTTGATGCAAAACATTAACCGAGTGGGACGTGTCTGAGTAACGGTGTAGATACGATAACACTCGGATAGCGTATTCGGTAGTTTTTGAAAAATGCATCACTGTTCCTTAAATTTTTAAAACACTATTTTATTAGATTTTTCCTTAGTATAGTGTATTTGTCTACTTTGTGGTAGTATTATAGTGATTATTATTAAACAGGTGTAATATGCAGCGGATTCTTTTTTATTTAACCTTTAGTATCACTATGCATGCGTCAGTATTGAGCGTCGAAGATGCCGTTGCGATGGCATTAAAAAACCATCCTGACGCATATGCCGCATCGATGCGGTATGAGAGTGCCAAAGCTGATTCCCGCAGCATTCAAGCGGCGTTGCGTCCCCGCATAGATCTAAACGGTGAATATTTTCCGACAAAAACATTTGTAATGCCCGCAAACGGCGTTTTTTCGACACGCCAAAATGATGCGTTTCATGCCGATATCAGTGCATCATATACATTATGGGATTTTGGACGGACGAGAGATCGTTACCATGCATCTTTGAGCAGTGAAGAGGAATCCGGCGCCAATAAAGAGACGATTCAAAATGCTCTGATTGAGCAGGTATGGTTTCAGTATTACTCTTTGGGGTATATCGCTTCGGTGATTGATACCGCAGAACTATCGGTCCGTTTTTATCAGGCACAGCTCAATCAAGCAACAGGCATGCGTCAGGCGGGATTGAAAACATTAGCGGATGAATCACGGTTCAAAGCCTCATTAATGGAAGCTGAAGAGCGTCTTAGAGCTGCCCATGCCGCCTGGGATAAAACACAAAACGCCTTAGGACTTCTGATCGGAAGCAATGAGAAGTTTACTGTCGATAACAATGATTTGAAAAAGCGCGCTTTAGAGATACCATCGATAGCACAGAGTGAAAACCTCCGTGCGGATATGAGTGCTTCTAACCCTCAGCTCGCTGCGCTAAGAGCTAAGATAGAGCATTCTAAAGCTCTGTTTGATGCCCAAAATAAAGAATCTTACGGGACGGTATCGATTGTAGGTTCTTACGGATATGACAACTCTCTCTCCTCATATGACAGTTCTCAACTGGGGATTCGAGGGACTATTCCCCTCTATGATGGGAGAAAATTATCGGCGGATGCGGAAAAAAGCAAAATTGCTTTGGATATTGCACACAAAGAATATGAGAGCGCTGAAAAAGCTCTATGGCAAGAGTTATACAGTTCTTATCGTGATTTCAACCGTGCCGATGAGACAATCGCCGCCAAAGACGGAGTCATCGATGCAAACCAAAAGGCATTAGCGCTCTCGGAAGGTCGGTATGCACAAGGTTTGGCAACGTATGTGGATGTTTTGGAATCGCAAAATGCGTTAGATAATGCCCGTATCGAGTATGCGGAAGCAAATTTTCTGAAAATACAAGCTTGGGCGCACATACAGCGTTTATTGAATAAGGGGTGTGAAAATGATGTTTGCAAACATTAAGCCGGTATTGATCGGTATCGGTGCAGCGGTTATCCTCGGAGGCTTGGGTTATACCAAGGTATATCTTCCTAAAGTGACGTATGACTCGGTGTTAGCGAAAGAGGGGAATCTGACCGAAAATGTCAACGGAGTCGGAACACTGGAGGCCAAAGAGATTATACTTCTCGCTCCTAAAAGTACCTCAAAAATCGGGGCACTTTATGTCGACGAAGGGGATCATGTCAAGAGAGGGGCCGTATTGGCACGAATGGAACTCTCCGATTTGGCAGGAAATAAAATCGAAAGTGCGGCTCTTATCGATAAAAGCCACTCGCAAATGGGTTCTCAAAAAGCCCTTATCGATGATTTAACGGCCAAAAAAGAGTTGAGCGATGCAACCTTGAAGCGTTATCGAACTCTGATAAAGGGAGGCTTTGTGACACAGGCTGAGCTCGATGGTGCTGAGGCACAAGCTCGCAGTGCCAATGCCCTTTTGGTGAGTGCACAGGAGAATTTGGCGCAGTCGGTACATGAGGTACAAAGAGCAGAGGGATCGTTAAGCGCACTCAATGCCAAAATCAATGATCTCTCCCTCTCTTCTCCTATCGACGGAATTGTTGTTTCTCGCGAAGCGGAAGTCGGAAGTACGGTGGGGGCAGGCATGGCCATATTACGAATCGCAAATCCTAAGACAGTGTGGGTAAAAGCGTATATTGATGAGCGCCAAAGCGGGTTACTGCGAGTAGGGCAAAAGGGATTTGTTACCCTTCGTTCGACACATAAGCGCAAATGGCCGGCGGTTGTGAGCCGAATAGGTGTCGAGAGCGATCGAATAACGGAAGAACGTGTTGTTTATCTCACACTGCAGGAGACCCCTGAACCGCTATATCTTGCCGAACAAGCCGAAGTGGAGATTATTATCGCCAATTATTCTAATGCTCTGATTCTCCCTGCAGAAGCTATTGTCTATAATGAGGATAATTCAGGAGTTTGGATGTCGGATAACGGCAAAGCGGTGTTCCATCCGGTATATGTTCTTGGACATAACAGCGATGGCAATGTGGCCATTTCTGGACTGGAGAAAGGGAGCCGTGTCATTTTGATCGGAAACCGCCCCATGAAAACAGGAGACAAGGTTCGTCTATGATCAATTTGGCACAGCGTGATATTTCCCACTCTCTGGGAAAATTCATTACGACCGCATTAGGTGTAGGGATGCTCATCGGTGTTATGCTGATTATGCTCGGGGTATATCGCGGAATGGTGCATGACGCGATGATCGTCCCCAATGATCTGAAGGCCGATTTGTGGGTTGTCCAAAAAGATACATTGGGACCATTTGCTGAAAGCTCCCGTTTACATGAAGATCTAAAATACGCGTTGAGCGGATTTACAGGAGTTGAAAAGGTTTATCCACTCACATTTCAGAGTCTTCAGATCATTCAAAATAAAAAGCCGATACGGGTATATGCACTGGGGTATGAATCATTAAGCGGTTTTACCCCTTTTCGTCTCGTCGAGGGGAGGGCAATATCGATTGCTCATCAGGAAATCATTGTTGATATAAAAACCGGATTTAAACTCGGAGATTCCATCTCTTTAGGGCGCAATACCTATAGGGTTGTCGGTCTTACCAAAAAAGCAGTCTCATCAGGAGGGGACCCGATGATTTATCTGGATCTCTCTGAAGCGCAAGAACTACAGTTTTTATTTAGCAATGAACAAATCCGCAATGACCGTTTCAGAGGTGGAGAAGCATCAGCTACTGCTATGGTCAATACATTTGTCTTAAAGGTTAAAAAAGGATTTGATCCCATAGCTGTAGCGCAAGAAATAAAGCGGTGGAAACATCAGGAAGTCTATACCGAAGAAGAACAGGCCTCGATTCTCACGACGAATTTGATTGAACGTTCTGCGAAGCAGATAGGGATGTTTACCGTTATTTTACTCATTGTTTCTTCGGTGATTATCTCACTAATCATTTATACGATGACCATGGGAAAAATAAAAGAGATTGCTATTTTGAAACTGATCGGAGCTCCCAACAGTGTCATTACTAGAATGATTGGACAGCAGTCACTGCTTCTGGGGGGGATCGCTTTTATAGGCGGGAATATTTTTGCACATGCGAGTGCCGATATCTTTCCAAAGACGATTGTCCTTTTCTATTCGGATGCAGCCAAACTTTTTGTTGTGGTTATCATCATCAGTATACTAGCCTCTCTTTCCGGGATACGTTCGGCACTGAATGTTGATCCTGCCAGTGCGATCGGGGGATAAATGAAACGCTCTATTATACGGTTGGAACAGATTCATAAAACCTATGGAAATGGGGATAGTGCCGTTACAGCGATTAAAGAGGCCAATTTTGAAGTTTATTCGGGTGAAACGGTCGCATTGCTCGGTCCCAGCGGTTCCGGGAAAACTACATTGATTACGATGATCGGATGTATTACGGAACCCTCAGGCGGGAAGCTATTTTTGGATAATGAGCTGATATATGATCAAAAATGGCAGGTAAAGGATACTCGACGGATTCGTCGTGAAAATATCGGCTTTATTTTTCAATCGCACAATTTGATACCGTTTCTAAATGTCTTGGAAAATGTGACATTGGTTCCGCAAATGAATAAAATTACCAAAAACAAGGCCGATACGCATGCCAAAGAGCTCTTGGATTATTTAGGAGTAGGCGATAAACTAGAGAAAATGCCTTCACAGCTTTCAGGGGGGCAGAGTCAACGTGTGGCGATCGCCCGTTCGTTGGCAAATAATCCAAAAATAATTTTAGCGGACGAACCCACTGCGGCGTTGGACTCCGAACGGGCGCTGTCGGTTATGCAGCTGTTGAAAAAACTCTCTATCGAGCAGGATGTAGCGATTATTGTCGTTACCCATGATGAACGGATGCTGCCGTTGTTTGACCGGATTTTACGCGTTGAAGATGGACGTGTTTATGAAGAGACAAAAGAGAGATGAAGTAGTTTGAATAAAAATTCTATACATAATGTCAAAAAAAATCTACTTGACCGTTTTACAGAGAGTGTAATTCCTGGAATAGGTGCTTTTTTTGGGCTCTCTTTTATCGGGTTAATTGCTCAATCGGTTCATCAAATGCTCATTATAGCCCCATTTGGGGCGACTGCTGTTCTCCTTTACAGCGCACCGGAAAGCCAGTTTTCGAAGCCATGGAATGTTTTAGTGAGTTACTTGCTATCAACGATCATCGGTTTTTTGATTTTGCGTTACAGCAACGGTCAATGGCTTGCTATCGGCGGGGGATTTGGTATTGTCATTATACTGATGCATGTATTTAAAGCAATCCATCCGCCTGCAGGAGCCAATTTCTTAATCGTCACGCAAGGGCATATAACCTTTTATTTATTGTGGCCGCTTTTTATCGGTCTAATAACGTTGGTTATTATCGGGATTGGCTTGCATAAAATACGAAAAAAAATAACAATTCGATAGAGGAAACCGAAGTTATTTTTTACCAAAAACAAGAGTTTTTCCGTACCGTGCGCCCCAGACAATAAATAAAAGAATCC harbors:
- a CDS encoding HPP family protein: MNKNSIHNVKKNLLDRFTESVIPGIGAFFGLSFIGLIAQSVHQMLIIAPFGATAVLLYSAPESQFSKPWNVLVSYLLSTIIGFLILRYSNGQWLAIGGGFGIVIILMHVFKAIHPPAGANFLIVTQGHITFYLLWPLFIGLITLVIIGIGLHKIRKKITIR
- a CDS encoding cytochrome C oxidase subunit IV family protein gives rise to the protein MKKTFEVVLSVLILLSIFAYLVGYLKLVSSSLVAVLLVSTFLKGQLVIDYFMGLKEVKFKYRIIPTLWLSVVLSLVAVAYYLPLGKL
- a CDS encoding cytochrome c oxidase subunit 3, with the protein product MSKALTLKRSYLPGDFAIWIVIYVELLTFGLFFVGYAFSRRLNVQMFNDSQLFLNKTAGFIDTLILITSSYFIVKAIQRIKNSKENDIHISSDVASKWLLATMVFGGIFLINKLLEFSAIFSQGFSLSTNTFFMFYLLLTMFHFMHVLLGTIIIFTIRQKVKILGYSSTDYTGMETGAVYWHLVDLLWIVLFALIYIMR
- a CDS encoding TolC family protein; this translates as MQRILFYLTFSITMHASVLSVEDAVAMALKNHPDAYAASMRYESAKADSRSIQAALRPRIDLNGEYFPTKTFVMPANGVFSTRQNDAFHADISASYTLWDFGRTRDRYHASLSSEEESGANKETIQNALIEQVWFQYYSLGYIASVIDTAELSVRFYQAQLNQATGMRQAGLKTLADESRFKASLMEAEERLRAAHAAWDKTQNALGLLIGSNEKFTVDNNDLKKRALEIPSIAQSENLRADMSASNPQLAALRAKIEHSKALFDAQNKESYGTVSIVGSYGYDNSLSSYDSSQLGIRGTIPLYDGRKLSADAEKSKIALDIAHKEYESAEKALWQELYSSYRDFNRADETIAAKDGVIDANQKALALSEGRYAQGLATYVDVLESQNALDNARIEYAEANFLKIQAWAHIQRLLNKGCENDVCKH
- a CDS encoding ABC transporter ATP-binding protein, with amino-acid sequence MKRSIIRLEQIHKTYGNGDSAVTAIKEANFEVYSGETVALLGPSGSGKTTLITMIGCITEPSGGKLFLDNELIYDQKWQVKDTRRIRRENIGFIFQSHNLIPFLNVLENVTLVPQMNKITKNKADTHAKELLDYLGVGDKLEKMPSQLSGGQSQRVAIARSLANNPKIILADEPTAALDSERALSVMQLLKKLSIEQDVAIIVVTHDERMLPLFDRILRVEDGRVYEETKER
- a CDS encoding Rrf2 family transcriptional regulator, with the translated sequence MHFSKTTEYAIRVLSYLHRYSDTSHSVNVLHQELNLPYKYLTKMMTELVKKGLVSASRGREGGLTLAKSADSIRLCDILEAIGEPLESEHCILGFEKCDASNPCALHDQWSRPKELIETMLTTTTLASLINNKETKL
- a CDS encoding CbbQ/NirQ/NorQ/GpvN family protein, with the translated sequence MSKMYYLPQGNEVELFKAAAGMNLPILIKGPTGCGKTRFIEAMGEELDRAVYTVVCHDDLSAADLVGRHLIDENGTYWQDGPLTKAVRNGGICYLDEIIEARKDTTVILHSLADYRRVLPIDRTGEVIEAHPDFMLVVSYNPGYQNVLKGMKPSTKQRFISLSFDYPKAEIETKVILQESGIDPEIAEKLVAIAGEIRQLSDSDIQEAVSTRLLIYAAKLIAKGFDPYQACIHSIVESLSDEEDVLEVLEKLISLHFKKSLHV
- a CDS encoding efflux RND transporter periplasmic adaptor subunit; its protein translation is MMFANIKPVLIGIGAAVILGGLGYTKVYLPKVTYDSVLAKEGNLTENVNGVGTLEAKEIILLAPKSTSKIGALYVDEGDHVKRGAVLARMELSDLAGNKIESAALIDKSHSQMGSQKALIDDLTAKKELSDATLKRYRTLIKGGFVTQAELDGAEAQARSANALLVSAQENLAQSVHEVQRAEGSLSALNAKINDLSLSSPIDGIVVSREAEVGSTVGAGMAILRIANPKTVWVKAYIDERQSGLLRVGQKGFVTLRSTHKRKWPAVVSRIGVESDRITEERVVYLTLQETPEPLYLAEQAEVEIIIANYSNALILPAEAIVYNEDNSGVWMSDNGKAVFHPVYVLGHNSDGNVAISGLEKGSRVILIGNRPMKTGDKVRL
- a CDS encoding ABC transporter permease — encoded protein: MINLAQRDISHSLGKFITTALGVGMLIGVMLIMLGVYRGMVHDAMIVPNDLKADLWVVQKDTLGPFAESSRLHEDLKYALSGFTGVEKVYPLTFQSLQIIQNKKPIRVYALGYESLSGFTPFRLVEGRAISIAHQEIIVDIKTGFKLGDSISLGRNTYRVVGLTKKAVSSGGDPMIYLDLSEAQELQFLFSNEQIRNDRFRGGEASATAMVNTFVLKVKKGFDPIAVAQEIKRWKHQEVYTEEEQASILTTNLIERSAKQIGMFTVILLIVSSVIISLIIYTMTMGKIKEIAILKLIGAPNSVITRMIGQQSLLLGGIAFIGGNIFAHASADIFPKTIVLFYSDAAKLFVVVIIISILASLSGIRSALNVDPASAIGG